In the genome of Rissa tridactyla isolate bRisTri1 chromosome Z, bRisTri1.patW.cur.20221130, whole genome shotgun sequence, the window ATCCTCATGGAGaaggtgggcgggggggggccggggagggagggagggagggacacccCCCGGACGCCGAGGTTCCCCGTGGCGGGAGGGTCCCTGTCCCGGACGCCTGAGTACCCTGCGAGGGCGGCCTCCCCAACCTCCCGGGCGCCTGGGTCCTCTCTTTCACTGCAGCGCTGCTGGGACGTGGCATTGGCGCCGCTGAAGCAGATCCCCATGAACTTGTTCATCATGTACATGGCCGGCAACACCATCTCTATCTTCCCCGCCATGATGGTCTGCATGATGGGCTGGCGCCCGCTGCAAGCTCTCATGTCGCTCTCTGCCAGTGAGTACAACCCTGTGCTACAGCCCCATGCGGGTGGCCACTCCCTGGGTCTCCTCCCACCCCATGGCCATCCCCTGACGCATGACAGTTGCCCCATGTCCCTGCGGTGGTCCCCTGCCCTGCATCTCCCCTTGCAACACTCGTGCCCACATATCCCCCAGCAACCATCCCTATCACAGCCCACACCACGCGTGTCCCCCAGTGTCAGCTGCCCCCATGCATCCCCCAACAGCTGTCCCTATGACAGTTACCCCCACATCAGTTTAACCATATATGTCCAAACAGTTGCCTCTATGTCAGTCATTCCCTTGCATCTGTCAACAATCACACCCATGTCACTCGCCCCCATGCATCCCCTACAGTTGTCCCTGTGACAGTTGCCCCCATGTTGGTCACCCCCCACACCCCTATGATATTTGTCCCCATGTTGGTCACTCCCACatgcccccccagctgcccccatgCCATCCGCTCCATGCCTCCCCCATCACGCTCCCCTGCCACTCTCTACCCGTCAttcccccccagtcccctgtgGTGCCCAGTGAGTGGCCTGTGGGTGACAGTGACTGGTCCCACCCCATTCTCCCTGCAGCACTGAAGGCACTGGAGAGCTCAAGCCGGCGGGCACTGCAGGGGTTGGTGTTCCTTGTGGGCAATGGACTGGGGCTGGCGCTGGCCCTCTATAAGTGCCAGGccatggggctgctgcccacccgcCCCTCTGACTGGCTGGCCTTTGTTGCCCCCCCACAGGTGCGTCCAGACACCAGGGTCCCCCCCTACCCCTGTATGCTGGGGTTCCCCCTGGCCTGGACACCAGGGTTCCCCCACTCAccacctttctctctctctcttcccttggCAGCGGATGGAGTTCACTGGGGGGGGCCTGATCCTGTGACCCAATGCACCCACCCACCAATAAAGGTGATGGCAGGCTGGTGATGTTATTTTTGCGGGGAATTCTGAGGGTTTGGGGGCTCAGCCCAAGGAGGCATCAGGGTGGGTCAGAGCAAAAACTGTTTATTGGTGGCATGTGCTGGGAGCACCAGGGCCTGTACTGGCAGTGCTGCGGCCCATGCTGGGAGTGCACTGGAGGAGCACTGAAGTCTGTGCTGGGAGTGCCCTGGCAGCCTTGGGGCCTGTACTGGGAGTGTGCTGGAGCTGCACTCAGAGCCTCGAGGCCCATACTGTGAGACTTAGAGCATATACTGGTAGCACTGGGGGCCTTGGGAGCcacactgggagtgcactggagCTGCACTCAGAGCCTCATGGCTCATACTGGGAGCCTTAGGGTGCATACAGGGAACACTGGGAGTACACTGGGAGCCTTAGGGCCAATACTGGGGTTGTAACTGGAGAGCTGTAGCCCGGTCACTGTACTGGGAACACTAGGTCCATATTGAGAACATTTGGTCTCATATTAGGATCCTTAACTGTAGCTCATGCTGGCATCATACTAGGGGCActggggtccatactgggacctgACTCACAGCTGTGTCTCAGACTGGCTTCGTACAGAGGGCGCTGGGCCCACACTAGGAGTGTTGGAGCCATACTGGGATCCTACTTGAAGATCTGTGACCCAGACTGGCATTGTACTGGGAGTGTTGGTGCTATACTGGAAGAATTGGGCCCGTACTGGGAGTGTAGCAGCCCATATTGGTGTCATGCCTGAAGACCTGTAGCTTAGTCTGACACCATATTGGGAGCACTGGTGCTATACTGGGATCATACTCTGAGAGCTGTGGCCTAGACTGGCATTATACTGGGAGCATTGGAGCTCATACTAGAACACTGGGCCCATCTTGGGATCATGCTTGAAGTACCATGGCTCAGACTGGCATCTTACTGGGAACGCTGGGCCCATACTAGGATGGTGTTGGGTGAGCCAGGGCGGCATGTGTGCGGTGCTGGGATGTACTGGGTCATACTGGTGTGCTCAGGAGGCAGGGCGTCCCTATTGCACGCACCACCAGATGCAGTCCTTCCATCAGCACCTCCAGGAACTCAAGGTCTGACCCACATCAAGGGCCTGACCCAAGTTTGTCCCCCAAGTACCCCCTACTGCCCTGTAACTGCCTCCTGTTCCCCCCCAGCTACCCAATAGCTGCCCCCCAGCTCCGTAACCACCCTTAGAGACCCCCTACTgcctcatttttacttttttgcccCATTTTTAACCCATTTCCCCATTTTCACCCcatttcctcctgtttattcTTGGTGTTGCCCCACTTTTTCCTGGTTCTCTCCctgtttttccctgcttttgtCCCATTTGCCCCGTTTGGGCCTGTTCCCTCtgttcctgccccagcccccatAACTGGCTGGTTTTCCCCCATGTTGcctcttttttgcatttttttccctgattttgaCCTGTTTTGCCTTGTTTGtgtcccttttcttccctcctgtttccccatttttctctgtttctccatttcttctctggTTTCCATgatttccctctctctctgtttcttccatttttttcctggttttgctctatatctgtttctctccctccccccattcCTGACCCATTTctccacattttttcctcttttccctctaagttttcttctctcctgttttcccttAGGTTTTGCATGTTTCTGCTCCATTTTACCCTGTTactccccccatgtcccctgatGTTCTTGTTTTCTCACCACGTTTTGCCCATTTATGCCCCATTTTTCCCTgttcccccccccatttttgcTCCTTTTTGCCCCTATTTCTACCCCCATTTTCCCTCAGTCCGTCACCTATGTTTTCCCATTTACCCATTTCCCCTCATGTTCTCCCATTTTTCCCATTTACCCATCTTTGCCCCAATTTCTTCTGCCATCCCCACATTTTCCTGATTCcccccttttcccatttttttcacaatttcccccgtttcctctctttttttctgttttgggtttttttcccctactttctCCCATTTTTGTCCCGCTTCTTCCCCCATTCCCCcccattttccattttctcctggttccccctctctttttccttgttccCCCTGTTTTTGCAAATCTGCTCCATTTCTCCTCTGATTTCCCGCCACCatcagccccagccagccccctccCCCATTCAGGCACTCTGCTGTGTGTATGCAGTGtacattccccccccccagcatgcACAGTACATACCAGTGCTCACTGGTACTGCCTCCCCCCAGCACTCCCCCCCATCTCCTAGTATGGCCCAGCACCTCAccctgcctcccagcacagccccagagCCCTCCTACTCAGTATGCATCACTGcctcccagcaccttcccagTATGGCCTAGGACCCTCCCAGTAAGGCCCAGAGCCTCTCCATGCCCACCAGGATGGCCCAGAGCCCCAGATCAATGCCTCCCAATATGCACTGGTGCCTCCCAGTgagtcccagtatggaccagtgcCCTACCCAGGACTCCCAGCATGATCCAGGGCCCCACAGTGATTCCCAGTATGGCCCAGAGCTCCATCGCAGTATATTCCACTGCCTCCCAGTACACCCTACTGCCCTCCCGGTGCTTCACAGTACACCTCAAGGCCCTCCCAGGccaccccagcctccccagcagcactCACAGTCTGGGgccctcctcctctgcactggGGGCCTGCGATGGGGCGGGGCCTCCTTCTGACATTGTCAGCAGGGTCACATAAGATGCCATGCCCTGTTACCTCATTTCGCCCCTGCTGTGGGGTGTCATGCTGTGTCACCATGTGACATGTCCCGTCTCCCACCTGGGGTGGGGGCATGTGGCAACCCTGGGTCCCCGGCCTCTCCCCTCAAGTGTGATGTCATGTGATGTCATGTGATGACATCAACGTGATGTTGTCTGTGCAAGCCACATCTGGCATAGCATCTGTGAGCACTGCTCCATCATCAGCGTAGGCTTGTAGGTGTGCATCCAGACGTCACTGTGGTGCTGCGGGAGGGGACTCCTGCTACAGGTTTGTCCTCATGCTGCCCCATGGCCCCGCCCACAGGAGGGCTGCCTCAGGTCCAGGCCTCGCCCCTCCTGTGTGGCCCTGCCTACCGACCCATGCCAAGATGACTGGCCACCCCCCTGCagtccctcttccttccctgggTGGCCCTAAGTGAGGAAGCCCCACCCTCAACCAGAAGCCCCATCTCTTTCAAGATGGCTGCGCCTCCCCACAGCCCACCTTCCCGGTTGCCCTAGCAGAGGAAGCcccgcctgctcctgccaggccccgccctctctcccaggcaccCCAAGGCCCCGCCTCTCTCATCAGGCCACACTCACCCCTGTAGGCCACACCCCTGTCCCCAGGTAGCCTCTCCCCGAGGGGCATTACACACTCTCCTGAGGCCTTCGGCCACTCAGCCTTGCCTCGGCCACACCCATCACTTGGTCATGCCCCTCCACGTCACCCTGACCCTCCCCTCCAGCCGTCCCCCGTCCCTGCAAGCCCAGGCTCCCCTGCCTCCTTCCCGCCAGGCCCCGCCTCTTACAGGGCCCCGCCTCACCGGGAGCGTCCCTGggcagcacagcaaaagcagTGCTGGGGGCGGGTTTTGAGCCCCCCTGTTTGAGcccccctgcccctgcacccCTGACAGTGCCCCAGgggcaacccccctgccacaccCACCCATGATGTCAGCAGGgggtggggcagaggggtccccTGCACTCACCGTAATCAAAGCTGTTGGTGGTgatggtgctcagggacatgatGGTCAGCACAGCTGGGAGGGGGATGTGTGACCTCTGACCCCTGTGACCCCTGGTCCCTCCCTCGTACCACCAAATGTGGCTCTGCCTTGACCCCAGGCCCAACCTGCAACCCCACCCAGGGTCATTAGGCCAGTTCCGTGCCAATGACCCCAGAGGAGGTCTCTGGGGTGCATGTCGATAGCTGGCATGGTCAGTAACTCACAGGGAAGTATGGGGGCCGTCTGCGGCAGGGGCCAGTTGCGGCAGGAGCTGGTATGCGGCGCTGATTGTGAAGCTGATTGCTCCTTCCCAGATGAGTGACAGAGCCACGTGCTGCCACCTCTGCACGTGCAATTCATTGTGCTGTCTCTAATTTTCTATCCTCTTCTCATTCTCCTCTATTCATCTGTTGTTTCTCCCCAGTATTGCTACCTGCACTCTTGCACAGCTATCTACCATTCTTGTCACCTCTTCACCTGTTTCCTTACAAAAGTACTTGCTTTCTGCCATGCATCCTTCCAGTGGTGTACagcccctcctcccacccccgcATCGACTGGACTATGTGCTGACCTGagccttttctccccttctctgctcctccccactATTTCCCATCTCCATGTCCTGGTTTCGCCTgggatggggttggctttctTGCAGCACCTggtgcagtgctgtgttttgggtttgggatgggaatggtgTCGGTACCGcactggtggttttgtttgtgctgagctctcaaggccatttctgctcctcaccccacacCTCTGCCAGCAAGGGCTGCGGGGGCACAAGGAGTCTGggggagacacagccaggacagctgaccctgGGAACATGCCATActatatgacatcatgctcagtatataaagcagggggaagaagaaggaaggaggggaacgtttggagtgatggcgttttTCTTCCAAGTCACCTTTAGCCGTGATAGAccccggctttcctggggatggctgaacacctgcctgctaatgggaagcagggaattaattccttgttctgctttgcttgtgcgcgcgacttttgctttacctattaaactgtctttatctcaagtcatgagttttctcttttactcttctttctcccatcccactgtgggagcaagcgagtggctgtgtggtcctagctgacACAACAGTGTCCCAGCAGCCCTTGTAGTTGCCAGCTATCCCTGCCAAGTACTAAATATTTCCTACCCATTTTAAACCTCTGCACTGCCTTCTTCTCTGTATGTTGTCTTCATTTTACCTTGCAACTCTGAGTCAAAGAAAACAGATCATAGTATAGCTGCTTCTCAgatgtacaatttttttttaccttggaaATCTCTCTGAGTTGCAAGTTGTGTATGTTTCAAATTTTAATAATAGGGTACACGGAGGCTGTCTTATCTGGATTAGACTCCAGTAATAAGGCGGGGGCAGAAAGCCCAGTGCCAaaatcaaaatcatagaatcatagaacgtgttgggttggaagggacctctaaaagtcatctggtccaaccccccctgcagtgagcagggacatctttgactagatcaggttgctcagagcctcatcaagcctggccttgaatgtctccagggatggggcctccaccacctctctgggcaacctgggccagtttctcgccaccctcattgtaaagaacttcttcctaatgtctaaccctaaacctgccctgctctagcttaaaaccattgccccttgtcctatcgctacatgaccttgccaacagcccctccccagctttcttataggccctcttcaggtactggaaggggctctaaggtctccccagagccttctcttctccaggctgaacaaccccaacactctcagcctatcctcacagcagaggggctccagccctttgatcatcttcatggccctcctctggacccactccaacgggtctgtgtccttcttgtgctgagggctccagagctggacacagtactccaggtggggtctcgccagagcagagtagaggggaagaaggccctctctggatctgctggccacgcttcttttgatgcagcccaggatgcgatcggccttctgggctgcaagcgcacattgctggctcatgtccagctttccatccaccatgacccccaaggccttttccgcagggctgctctctatcatgttatccctcagcctgtattgataacgagggttgtcctgaccgaaatgtaggaccttgcactcagccttgttgaacttcataaggtttactcaggcccacctctctagctcgtccaggtccctctggatgacatcctgtccctctggcacgtcgactgcaccactcagcttggtgtcactggcaaacttgctgagggtgcccttgatcccactgtctaaatcattgatgaagatgttgaacagcacatCCTCCTCATTATCAGTTGTCGGTGTATATACCTTGTCAACAAGCTCACTCTCTGACACAGTCTTGCTCTAGCTGTCATAAAGCCAAGGTCGAAAGTTCGTTTCTAATTGTCACAGTAATTGGCTGTTAACATGACTATGAGAGTCAAAGGCAGCTGCTCGTTATTCTTCATTCTCAGCTTGCTGCAAAGCATGTTGTAATGCATCTTGAGCTTCCTGCCTGGAAGTCTTTAGTAAAGGGCCCGCAGCTGCCAATACCTCTGCAAAAAGCCCAGTGAAGGGTCccttgctttcctttgttttacaTACACAAATTCCCTGTATTCCTGAAATTCTGCTCACACTGTTTCCCAATCAAAATAGTTTTCAGCCACCCAGTTCCTGTCCCACCCGTGTGTTTTCCATCCCTTATCTTCTTGCCATTTTTGGCTATCTGCCTAGGCTTGAGGCCACACTGAACCTGACGCATAGGTCTTAGTAGGACTGAGGCACTCAGGGCTGATGCATGGGTAGAACAGGGAGCCCCACTCTCCCCCTGTGCAGTGACAAGCAGCTTGTAGTGAGGCAACTGCACCGGCATATGTTGCCTGTGGCAGGAACTTGGTGTGAACAGAACACTGTGAATGGGGAGTagaagctgcagaggggcaggaagCCTGGGACTGGGGCTGGGACGTGGGGAGGGAGCCATAGGTGGAGGTGAGGCCAGAGAATGAGGAAGCTCAGCGGACGATGCTCCTTCTTCTGTCAGTGCCCAGCTTTGCTTGTGCACCCACCTTGCGCTGCAGCGCCCACACAACTTCCCCCAGCACTGCAGCTTCCCCGGCAGTGCTTCTTTGGTCCCTTCTGCTCTGGCAGCctctctccatcagctcccttccTCCGAGGAGCTGTCACTGTCTCGTCcaccctgctttcccccagccctgtctGATTTACAGCTAGAGCCGCTGAGCCCAGCAGTTTCTCTGGTGTGGCAGGAGGAAGAGTCCGGCCCAGCTGCTGTGGCAGAGCTACTGCCGTCCTTGCAGAGCTCCTctcctggagggcacttccagggACAGACATGGTCCCGCCTGGCAGCACTCATGAAGGCCAACATGGGCAGAGCAGCCATATGCCTTATGACTAGCTTGAGCAGAGCCCACATCACACCAAAGCAAAATCTAAATAATTAGTCAAGAGTCTGCCTGTTACGTCATGGGACTTTTTCAGAATGGAGTCTATTAAGTCTGAAACCACTGCCTTAGAGTGCTTTGAAACACATTTTGCCACACAATACAAGAGCTGTTCAAGTGTTCGCTATACCCTTCATGGTCTTCCTAATTGAGACTATTACATCTGAAGCCACAATATTGGCATGACTTAATAGCCTTTTTGTCCtcatttgaagtaaaacagaaccaatctTCTGGtgtgtaattttactttttagatgggcctcttctaactgactaaactctgaaatatctttcattttttcagcatatttttcagcatatttttcagaaactcttcagtcccagagtgataagacctggttataccaaggaatggtacgcagagaggctcctgctaaTACTTACTgccataacaaccaaggtcagctaactttgttatttgctccgttagagggttggaagtggaaaagtgtagaggggtcacacctgcagggaggagcggacaggacaggtgacccaaaactgaccaacagggtattccatcccatatgcatcacgcttagtataaaagctgagggatcaaaaggtcaactctttttcttcaatggctgatgtctgaggagcaccctgtctgtttgtctgtctttgatcccgatccgagcattcctgactccagatccgaaATTCAGCTGCTGTCCGTCACTGActcagtctggaactttccctgtgcctgctggtgatgcgatcgtcatcctgggagctggatactgttttgtatatatcgtatacttattattattattattttattattatttccttatttattattattttcattaaagtagtttagttccttttctaaactcgtaaacctctctatctcttcctctcctctctttagagcgggggggagggccatcgatcattctgattggccaatccagccaaaaccacaacagatttattggcgcccaagGTGGGGCTTGACTGTGGCGCTACCAGAGTTCTGATAGAtggtctgaatagtttgaattccagcttgctcagagattgaaaaagacagctcacatcatgtcatTGTTAAACAGATTATTGTATTGTTTCTTTGTAGGGAtttctttaaagttaattgatacAACAATGCTTAGCTTGCCTTATA includes:
- the EMC4 gene encoding ER membrane protein complex subunit 4 isoform X2, which produces MNLFIMYMAGNTISIFPAMMVCMMGWRPLQALMSLSATLKALESSSRRALQGLVFLVGNGLGLALALYKCQAMGLLPTRPSDWLAFVAPPQRMEFTGGGLIL
- the EMC4 gene encoding ER membrane protein complex subunit 4 isoform X1; the protein is MAAAAVRGRRFKWSLELAAAPGGRPRGAAEGRGPLGFAERQLGEGGVHESDKILMEKRCWDVALAPLKQIPMNLFIMYMAGNTISIFPAMMVCMMGWRPLQALMSLSATLKALESSSRRALQGLVFLVGNGLGLALALYKCQAMGLLPTRPSDWLAFVAPPQRMEFTGGGLIL